The Caldicellulosiruptor acetigenus DNA window CCAAAGTAAATTCTTAGATATTAACCAAATCTTCCAGATATATAATCATCTGTCCTTTTATCTTTTGGTGCATGGAAAATATCTATTGTTCTACCAAATTCAATAAGTTCACCATTTAAGAAAAAACCTGTCCAGTCAGAAATTCTTGCTGCCTGTTGCATGTTGTGTGTAACTATCACTATAGTGTAATACTCTTTCAGTTCAATCAGGAGCTCCTCAATACGAAGGGTGGAAAGAGGGTCGAGCGCTGAGGTTGGCTCATCCAAGAGAAGAATCTGTGGCTCTACTGCAAGTGCCCGAGCAATACAAAGTCTTTGTTGCTGCCCACCAGAAAGCGACAAAGCACTTTTTGAAAGCCTATCTTTTACCTCTTGCCAAAGTCCTGCTCTTATAAGACATTTTTCGACAATTTCATCTAATTTTTTCTTGTCTTTTACCCCATTAATCCTTGGACCATAAGCAACATTTTCGTAAATACTCATAGGAAAAGGATTTGG harbors:
- the pstB gene encoding phosphate ABC transporter ATP-binding protein PstB, with product MESKIETIDLNLFYGNEQALKNVNISIPEKAITALIGPSGCGKSTFLRTLNRMNDLIDGVKIWGKVFIDGTDIYADGINLMELRKKVGMIFQHPNPFPMSIYENVAYGPRINGVKDKKKLDEIVEKCLIRAGLWQEVKDRLSKSALSLSGGQQQRLCIARALAVEPQILLLDEPTSALDPLSTLRIEELLIELKEYYTIVIVTHNMQQAARISDWTGFFLNGELIEFGRTIDIFHAPKDKRTDDYISGRFG